One genomic segment of Pseudochaenichthys georgianus unplaced genomic scaffold, fPseGeo1.2 scaffold_1145_arrow_ctg1, whole genome shotgun sequence includes these proteins:
- the LOC117440717 gene encoding dnaJ homolog subfamily C member 10-like translates to MGPRVPPSVLLLLSSLLLLAACSQSVDYYELLKVSRDASTREIRQAFKRLALTMHPDKNPGDSSAHDRFLEVNRAYEVLKDADLRKKYDKYGEKGLDEQQQGGGYESWNFYRYDFGIYDDDLEVITLDSGDFEAAVNSGEIWFINFYFPRCSHCHELAPAWREFAKEMDGVMRIGAVNCGDNNHLCRSKGINSYPSLYVYKAGQRPERFNGERSKDSLVQFSMKFVTTSVTELWQGNMFSEIETAYSSGMGWLITFCSDTGDCLEPRTRQKVAGMLDGLVKVGWMDCTSQQHLCDSFQVTSGATALFPPGSTLDQKGSVLWLNTLDSREIYNQVINHLPDLELLTGDSFKRKLAHHRWLVSFTFGEKSPASNEYKKLQAFLQGDHIQVGRVDCKSDLKLCQSLYIHKPCVAVFKGMGIHDFEIHHGKDVLYNIVGFARDSVRAHVNTLRPDNFPSEKDRKEPWLVDFFAPVRQIVILEITERVCV, encoded by the exons ATGGGCCCCCGGGTCCCCCCCTCTGTTCTGctgctcctctcctctcttctgcTGCTGGCTGCTTGTTCTCAGAGCGTGGATTACTACGAGCTGCTGAAGGTCAGCAGAGACGCCTCCACCAGGGAGATCAGACAGGCCTTCAAGAGGCTGGCGCTCACCATGCACCCCGACAAGAACCCC GGCGACTCCTCGGCCCACGACAGGTTTCTGGAAGTGAACAGAGCCTACGAGGTTCTGAAGGACGCTGACCTGCGGAAGAAATACGATAAATACGGAGAGAAGGGATTGGACGAGCAGCAGCAGGGCGGAGGATACGAGAGCTGGAACTTCTACAGATACGACTTCG GAATCTACGACGATGATCTGGAGGTCATCACGTTGGACAGCGGAGACTTTG aggcAGCGGTGAACTCTGGAGAAATCTGGTTCATCAACTTCTATTTCCCACGATGCTCACACTGTCACGAGCTGGCTCCTGCG TGGAGGGAGTTTGCCAAAGAGATGGACGGAGTGATGAGGATCGGAGCAGTAAACTGTGGAGACAACAACCACCTGTGCCGGAGCAAAGGCATCAACAGCTACCCCAGCCTGTACGTCTACAAAGCAGGACAG AGACCAGAGAGGTTTAATGGAGAGCGCTCTAAAGACAGCCTGGTCCAATTCTCCATGAAGTTCGTCACCACCTCCGTCACCGAGCTGTGGCAAG gtaacATGTTCAGTGAGATAGAGACGGCGTACTCCTCAGGAATGGGATGGCTCATCACTTTCTGCTCAGACACTGGAG actgCCTGGAGCCCAGAACGAGGCAGAAGGTGGCGGGGATGTTG gatggTCTAGTGAAGGTGGGATGGATGGACTGCACCTCACAGCAACATCTCTGTGACAGTTTCCAG GTGACGAGCGGAGCGACAGCCCTGTTCCCTCCTGGCAGCACTCTGGATCAGAAGGGCAGCGTGTtg tgGCTGAATACTTTGGACAGTAGAGAGATTTACAACCAGGTCATCAACCACCTGCCGGACCTGGAGCTGCTGACAGGAGACAGCTTCAAg AGGAAGTTGGCCCATCATCGCTGGTTGGTCAGTTTCACATTTGGAGAGAAAAGCCCCGCCTCCAACGAGTACAAGAAGCTACAGGCTTTCCTACAAGGAGATCACATACAG GTGGGCAGAGTGGACTGTAAATCAGATCTGAAGTTGTGTCAGTCTCTCTACATCCACAAACCCTGTGTGGCCGTCTTCAAAGGGATGGGGATCCACGACTTTGAGATCCACCACG gtaaaGACGTGCTGTACAACATCGTGGGCTTTGCGCGGGACAGCGTTCGAGCTCACGTCAACACTCTGAGGCCGGACAACTTCCCCTCAGAGAAAGACAGGAAGGAGCCTTGGCTCGTGGACTTCTTCGCTCCGGTTCGTCAAATCGTCATTCTGGAGATAactgaacgtgtgtgtgtgt